From the Helicobacter pylori genome, one window contains:
- the dapE gene encoding succinyl-diaminopimelate desuccinylase — translation MDALEITQKLISYPTITPKECGIFEYIKSLFPTFKTLECGENGVKNLFLYRIFNPLKKHAEKEHAKEKHVKENVKPLHFCFAGHIDVVPPGNNWQSDPFKPIIKEGFLYGRGAQDMKGGVGAFLSTSLNFNPKTPFLLSILLTSDEEGPGIFGTKLMLEKLKEKDLLPHMAIVAEPTCEKVLGDSIKIGRRGSINGKLILKGVQGHVAYPQKCQNPIDTLASVLPLISGVHLDNGDECFDPSKLVITNLHAGLGANNVTPASVEITFNTRHSLKTTQESLKEYLEKVLKDLPYTLELESSSSPFITASHSKLTSVLQENILKTCRTTPLLNTKGGTSDARFFSAHGIEVVEFGTINDRIHAIDERVSLKELELLEKVFLGVLEDLSEK, via the coding sequence ATGGACGCTTTAGAAATCACCCAAAAGCTCATCAGCTACCCCACCATTACGCCCAAAGAATGCGGTATTTTTGAATACATTAAATCGCTTTTTCCTACTTTTAAAACCCTAGAGTGTGGGGAAAATGGCGTGAAAAACCTTTTTTTATACCGCATTTTTAACCCCCTCAAAAAACATGCAGAAAAAGAACATGCAAAAGAAAAGCATGTAAAAGAAAATGTTAAGCCCTTGCATTTTTGCTTTGCAGGGCATATTGATGTCGTGCCTCCTGGGAACAACTGGCAAAGCGATCCCTTTAAGCCCATCATTAAAGAAGGGTTTTTATACGGCCGTGGGGCGCAAGACATGAAAGGGGGCGTGGGGGCGTTTTTGAGCACGAGTTTAAATTTTAACCCTAAAACCCCTTTTTTGCTTTCTATTTTACTCACGAGCGATGAAGAAGGACCAGGGATTTTTGGCACTAAGCTCATGCTAGAAAAACTCAAAGAAAAGGATTTGCTGCCCCATATGGCGATTGTGGCTGAACCCACTTGCGAAAAAGTCTTAGGCGATAGCATCAAAATTGGCCGAAGAGGCTCCATTAATGGCAAACTCATTTTAAAAGGCGTTCAAGGGCATGTGGCTTACCCGCAAAAATGCCAAAACCCTATTGATACGCTCGCTTCGGTTTTGCCCTTAATTTCAGGAGTTCATTTAGACAATGGCGATGAGTGTTTTGACCCTTCAAAATTAGTCATCACCAACTTGCATGCAGGGTTAGGGGCTAATAATGTGACTCCAGCGAGCGTAGAAATTACCTTTAATACGCGCCATTCTTTAAAAACCACCCAAGAGAGTTTGAAAGAATATTTAGAAAAGGTTTTGAAAGATTTGCCTTATACTTTAGAATTAGAATCAAGCAGTTCGCCTTTCATCACGGCTTCTCATTCAAAGCTTACCAGCGTTTTACAAGAAAATATTTTAAAAACATGTCGCACCACCCCCCTTTTAAACACCAAAGGCGGCACGAGCGATGCGCGATTTTTTAGCGCTCATGGCATAGAAGTGGTGGAATTTGGCACCATTAATGACAGGATCCATGCCATTGATGAAAGGGTGAGCTTGAAGGAATTAGAGCTTTTAGAAAAAGTGTTTTTGGGGGTTTTGGAGGATTTGAGCGAAAAATAA
- the mnmG gene encoding tRNA uridine-5-carboxymethylaminomethyl(34) synthesis enzyme MnmG — protein MVKESDILVVGGGHAGIEASLIAAKMGARVHLITMLIDTIGLASCNPAIGGLGKGHLTKEVDVLGGAMGIITDHSGLQYRVLNASKGPAVRGTRAQIDMDTYRIFARNLVLNTPNLSVSQEMTESLILENDEVVGVTTNINNTYRAKKVIITTGTFLKGVVHIGEHQNQNGRFGENASNSLALNLRELGFKVERLKTGTCPRVAGNSIDFEGLEEHFGDANPPYFSYKTKDFNPTQLSCFITYTNPITHQIIRDNFHRAPLFSGQIEGIGPRYCPSIEDKINRFSEKERHQLFLEPQTIHKSEYYINGLSTSLPLDVQEKVIHSIKGLENALITRYGYAIEYDFIQPTELTHALETKKIKGLYLAGQINGTTGYEEAAAQGLMAGINAVLALKNQAPFILKRNEAYIGVLIDDLVTKGTNEPYRMFTSRAEYRLLLREDNTLFRLGEHAYRLGLMEQDFYKELKKDKQAIQENLKRLKECVLTPSKEVLKRLNELDENPINDKVDGVSLLARDSFNLEKMHSFFSFLAPLNERVLEQIKIECKYNIYIEKQHENIAKMDSMLKVSIPKHFVFKGIPGLSLEAVEKLEKFRPKSLFEASEISGITPANLDVLHLYIHLRKNS, from the coding sequence GTGGTAAAAGAAAGTGATATTTTAGTGGTTGGTGGGGGGCATGCGGGTATTGAAGCGAGCTTGATTGCGGCTAAAATGGGGGCTAGAGTGCATTTAATCACCATGCTCATAGACACGATCGGTTTAGCGAGCTGTAATCCAGCTATTGGAGGCTTGGGTAAAGGGCATTTGACTAAAGAAGTGGATGTGTTAGGAGGGGCTATGGGGATTATTACAGATCATAGCGGTTTGCAATATCGTGTGTTAAACGCTTCTAAAGGGCCAGCGGTTAGGGGGACTAGAGCGCAAATTGATATGGATACTTACCGCATTTTTGCAAGAAATCTCGTTTTAAACACCCCTAATTTGAGCGTCTCTCAAGAAATGACCGAAAGTTTAATCCTTGAAAACGATGAGGTAGTGGGCGTAACCACGAACATTAATAACACTTACAGAGCTAAAAAAGTGATCATCACCACAGGCACTTTTTTAAAAGGGGTGGTGCATATTGGCGAACACCAAAACCAAAACGGGCGCTTTGGGGAAAACGCTTCCAATTCTTTAGCCTTGAATTTAAGGGAGCTTGGCTTTAAGGTGGAGAGGTTAAAAACCGGCACTTGCCCAAGAGTGGCCGGCAATAGCATTGATTTTGAAGGCTTAGAAGAGCATTTTGGGGATGCAAACCCTCCCTATTTCAGCTATAAAACCAAAGATTTTAACCCCACCCAACTCTCTTGTTTCATCACTTACACTAACCCTATCACCCACCAAATCATTAGGGATAATTTCCACCGAGCCCCCCTTTTTAGCGGTCAAATTGAAGGCATAGGCCCTAGGTATTGCCCTAGCATTGAAGATAAAATCAACCGCTTTAGCGAAAAAGAACGCCACCAGCTGTTTTTAGAGCCTCAAACCATTCATAAAAGCGAATATTATATCAACGGCTTAAGCACCTCTTTACCCCTAGACGTGCAAGAAAAGGTCATTCATTCTATCAAAGGCTTAGAAAACGCGCTCATCACGCGTTATGGCTATGCGATAGAGTATGATTTCATCCAGCCCACAGAATTGACCCACGCTTTAGAAACCAAAAAAATCAAAGGGCTTTATTTGGCCGGGCAAATCAATGGGACTACCGGCTATGAAGAAGCGGCGGCTCAAGGGCTTATGGCTGGGATTAATGCGGTGTTAGCCTTAAAGAATCAAGCCCCCTTTATTTTAAAGCGCAATGAAGCCTATATCGGCGTTTTGATTGATGATCTGGTTACTAAAGGCACGAATGAGCCTTACAGAATGTTTACTAGCCGGGCCGAATACCGCTTGCTTTTAAGAGAAGACAACACGCTTTTTAGGTTAGGCGAGCATGCCTATCGTTTAGGGCTTATGGAACAGGATTTTTATAAGGAATTGAAAAAAGACAAACAAGCAATACAAGAAAACTTGAAACGCCTTAAAGAATGCGTCCTTACCCCTAGCAAAGAAGTATTAAAACGCTTGAATGAATTAGATGAAAACCCTATCAATGACAAGGTTGATGGCGTCAGCCTTTTAGCGCGCGATAGTTTTAATTTAGAAAAAATGCACTCCTTTTTTAGCTTTTTAGCCCCCTTGAATGAGCGGGTTTTAGAGCAGATTAAAATTGAATGCAAGTATAATATTTATATTGAAAAACAACACGAAAATATCGCTAAAATGGATAGCATGCTCAAGGTGTCTATCCCTAAACATTTTGTGTTTAAAGGCATTCCAGGCCTTAGCTTAGAAGCGGTAGAAAAATTAGAAAAATTCCGCCCCAAAAGCCTTTTTGAAGCTTCAGAAATCAGTGGGATCACCCCGGCGAATTTAGACGTTTTGCATTTGTATATCCATTTGCGGAAAAACTCTTAA
- a CDS encoding ATP-binding protein: MEFYKRVLKLHHFRNLGKNSPTELLLNSSFDEKHGGLVVLVGENNVGKSNVLEALKIFNDADVKLCSEEDYFKDHEKDTLLSLEEETSLDHKITGFSCVDLRIQSKEVSHNLKELSKTLISYPFEKHVEALGEQCSNFVSIPINNDDYSNICTFVSDFINLIASYNLLESFLDFYKDKLKLSELVTEYANATNNLLFKKLIKHLSGNNQLVKNFCQCIKEIIKCNTPNKKYNTDEFFVMGQHKQNQLAKIYAHFKGFSEGEIKPQNEDILKKLKSLDEIFKTTDFTKFTPKTEIKDIIKEIDEKYPINENFKRQFNEFESNIKKHDEIKKDFERKKESWIKEIGNDCKNQKVLEFNYDVLLDNIQQICKNYIESHAVNDVSKDIKYMMCQFYLKQIDLLVNSEIVRYRYSNLFEPIQRSLWESIKILDNESGIYLFPKNIGEIKDKFEANKEKFKQSKNVSEFAEYCRECNPYTAFNFHLNNGLSHQFEKFVPIMKEYKEPKITDNNLKTALFTLFGYSSPSEFNQSDWFFRNSLFRKMDFHPNTIWNFF; the protein is encoded by the coding sequence ATGGAATTTTATAAGCGTGTTTTGAAATTGCACCATTTTAGGAATTTGGGTAAAAACTCGCCTACAGAATTGCTTTTAAATTCAAGTTTTGATGAAAAACATGGGGGGTTGGTGGTTTTAGTGGGGGAAAATAATGTCGGTAAAAGCAATGTTTTAGAAGCTTTGAAAATCTTTAATGATGCGGATGTCAAACTTTGCAGTGAGGAAGATTATTTCAAAGACCATGAAAAAGACACCCTTTTAAGTTTAGAAGAAGAAACAAGCCTTGATCACAAAATCACAGGTTTTTCTTGCGTGGATTTGAGGATCCAATCTAAAGAAGTCAGTCATAATTTAAAGGAATTATCAAAAACGCTAATCAGCTATCCTTTTGAAAAACATGTAGAAGCTTTAGGGGAACAATGCAGTAACTTCGTTTCTATTCCCATTAACAATGACGACTATTCAAATATTTGCACTTTTGTGAGTGATTTTATAAATCTTATAGCTTCTTACAATTTATTAGAATCATTTTTAGATTTTTATAAAGATAAATTAAAATTGAGCGAGCTTGTAACTGAATATGCCAACGCAACCAATAATCTGCTTTTCAAAAAATTAATCAAACATTTAAGTGGCAACAATCAATTGGTTAAAAATTTTTGTCAGTGCATTAAAGAAATCATAAAGTGCAATACGCCTAATAAAAAATACAACACAGATGAATTTTTCGTCATGGGGCAACACAAACAAAATCAATTAGCAAAAATTTATGCTCATTTTAAAGGATTTAGTGAAGGTGAAATCAAACCACAAAATGAAGACATCTTAAAAAAGCTAAAAAGTTTAGATGAAATTTTTAAGACTACCGACTTTACAAAATTCACACCAAAAACTGAAATTAAGGATATTATTAAAGAAATAGACGAAAAATACCCTATCAATGAAAATTTTAAACGGCAATTTAATGAGTTTGAATCAAATATTAAAAAACATGATGAAATAAAAAAGGATTTTGAGCGAAAAAAAGAATCATGGATAAAAGAAATTGGAAATGACTGCAAAAATCAAAAAGTGCTAGAGTTTAATTATGATGTTTTGTTGGATAATATCCAACAAATATGCAAAAATTATATAGAAAGTCATGCCGTTAATGATGTGTCTAAAGATATTAAATACATGATGTGTCAGTTTTATTTGAAACAGATAGATTTATTAGTCAATTCAGAAATTGTGCGATACAGATACAGCAATCTTTTTGAACCAATACAAAGATCTTTATGGGAGAGTATAAAAATTTTAGATAATGAAAGTGGCATTTATTTGTTCCCTAAAAATATTGGTGAAATCAAGGATAAATTTGAAGCAAACAAGGAAAAATTCAAACAAAGCAAAAATGTTTCTGAGTTCGCAGAATATTGCCGAGAGTGTAACCCCTATACAGCGTTTAACTTTCATCTAAATAATGGTTTATCTCATCAATTTGAAAAATTCGTGCCAATCATGAAAGAATACAAAGAGCCAAAAATCACAGATAATAACCTTAAGACTGCATTATTCACTCTCTTTGGTTATTCTTCCCCTTCTGAATTTAACCAATCGGATTGGTTCTTTAGAAATTCATTATTTAGGAAAATGGACTTTCACCCTAATACAATTTGGAATTTTTTTTGA
- a CDS encoding outer membrane family protein, giving the protein MLNQKVWLGFLALHGVFLNAFEYQISARVGSFSRIALNQSVINSKKGIYPTGSYVTTTGALQVDVSLLPKGIENHKLGFGVGGEIGALAYDSTKFLIDEANPKAGFQPANWYYMGRWEGYLMQHSQNWTREQKAQNARLYVLYNLYLDYQYKDIFGIKLGRYPSKALFLSGFNQGFELFYRWKKFRIEWFSTFGRALANEQYIRDFYAPVNYKQKTNYGMHNFNLIYENKYIRVAPFIWFYPKNFNAPGFEITHDTKSYWKSLWRIQTTFYAWFPLYSDYLSKDYYRAALVGKKSAALFVFQRVNFRSYRFGWSAYKNFGNASVQLGWNGSPIDPFYDTKDDTPYEDAYSNFYNANSITINAFVGKSIKNLLVQLYGKLTYSPRADSQSLGVTLKYNIKKHIYFMLMVNGYQIMMHKGYKVGFFTSGYNPDFAQTIQNRSYLMSYMSYHF; this is encoded by the coding sequence GTGCTTAATCAAAAAGTTTGGTTAGGGTTTTTGGCTTTGCATGGGGTTTTCCTCAATGCTTTTGAGTATCAAATCAGCGCGAGAGTGGGATCGTTTTCGCGCATCGCTTTGAACCAATCGGTTATCAATTCCAAAAAAGGGATTTACCCTACAGGGAGTTATGTAACCACTACCGGGGCCTTACAAGTTGATGTCAGTTTGCTCCCTAAAGGGATTGAAAACCATAAATTGGGTTTTGGGGTGGGGGGCGAGATCGGGGCGTTAGCGTATGATTCCACGAAGTTTTTGATTGATGAAGCCAACCCTAAGGCAGGGTTTCAGCCGGCGAACTGGTATTACATGGGGCGATGGGAGGGCTATTTGATGCAACACAGCCAAAATTGGACCAGAGAGCAAAAGGCTCAAAACGCCAGGCTTTATGTGTTATATAACTTGTATTTAGATTATCAATATAAGGACATTTTTGGGATTAAACTAGGGCGTTACCCTTCTAAAGCTTTGTTTTTGAGCGGGTTTAATCAAGGGTTTGAGCTTTTTTACCGGTGGAAAAAGTTTAGAATAGAGTGGTTTAGCACCTTTGGAAGGGCTTTAGCCAATGAGCAATACATTAGGGATTTTTACGCTCCTGTCAATTACAAGCAAAAAACCAACTACGGCATGCACAATTTCAACCTTATTTACGAAAATAAATACATTAGGGTTGCGCCTTTTATTTGGTTTTACCCTAAGAATTTTAACGCTCCTGGATTTGAAATCACCCATGACACAAAGTCTTATTGGAAATCTCTTTGGCGCATCCAAACGACTTTTTACGCATGGTTTCCTCTCTATAGCGATTATCTGTCTAAAGATTATTATAGGGCCGCTTTAGTGGGTAAAAAAAGCGCGGCTTTGTTTGTGTTTCAAAGAGTGAATTTCCGCTCTTATCGTTTTGGCTGGAGCGCGTATAAGAATTTTGGGAACGCGAGCGTTCAATTAGGCTGGAATGGCTCACCCATTGATCCTTTTTATGACACGAAAGATGACACCCCTTATGAAGACGCTTATTCCAATTTTTACAACGCTAATTCCATAACGATTAACGCTTTTGTAGGGAAAAGTATTAAGAATCTTTTGGTGCAATTGTATGGGAAATTGACCTATTCCCCAAGGGCTGATTCGCAAAGCTTAGGGGTTACTCTCAAATATAATATTAAAAAACATATCTATTTCATGCTAATGGTTAATGGCTATCAAATCATGATGCATAAGGGTTATAAGGTAGGGTTTTTTACAAGCGGTTATAACCCTGATTTCGCTCAAACCATTCAAAATAGAAGCTATTTGATGAGTTATATGAGTTATCATTTTTAA
- a CDS encoding Mrp/NBP35 family ATP-binding protein, which produces MVQFQNTLIKFHALSFKNANLIYNAKLNKTCYKEISNTIILRIKMLTQEDVLNALKTIIYPNFEKDIVSFGFVKNITLHDDQLGLLIEIPSSSEETSAILRENISKAMQEKGVKALNLDIKTPPKPQAPKPATKNLAKNIKHVVMISSGKGGVGKSTTSVNLSIALANLNQKVGLLDADVYGPNIPRMMGLQNADVIMDPSGKKLIPLKAFGVSVMSMGLLYDEGQSLIWRGPMLMRAIEQMLSDIIWGDLDVLVVDMPPGTGDAQLTLAQAVPLSAGITVTTPQIVSLDDAKRSLDMFKKLHIPIAGIVENMGSFVCEHCKKESEIFGSNSMSGLLEAYNTQILAKLPLEPKVRLGGDKGEPIVISHPDSVSAKIFEKMAKDLSAFLDKVEREKLADNKDIQPTQTHAYSH; this is translated from the coding sequence ATGGTGCAATTTCAAAACACGCTTATAAAATTCCATGCTCTATCCTTTAAAAACGCAAACTTAATTTATAATGCAAAATTAAACAAAACATGCTATAAAGAAATTTCAAATACTATCATTTTAAGGATTAAAATGCTCACCCAAGAAGATGTCTTAAACGCGTTAAAAACGATCATCTACCCTAATTTTGAAAAGGATATTGTCAGCTTTGGTTTTGTTAAAAACATCACCTTGCATGACGATCAATTAGGGCTTTTAATAGAAATCCCCTCAAGCTCTGAAGAAACGAGCGCGATTTTAAGGGAAAATATCTCCAAAGCGATGCAAGAAAAAGGCGTGAAAGCTTTGAATTTGGATATTAAAACCCCACCTAAACCGCAAGCCCCAAAGCCCGCCACTAAAAATCTGGCTAAAAACATCAAGCATGTGGTCATGATAAGCTCAGGCAAGGGCGGTGTGGGTAAAAGCACCACCAGTGTGAATTTAAGCATCGCTTTAGCGAATTTAAACCAAAAAGTGGGGCTACTAGACGCTGATGTGTATGGCCCTAATATCCCCAGAATGATGGGCTTGCAAAACGCTGATGTGATCATGGATCCTAGCGGTAAAAAACTCATTCCTTTAAAGGCTTTTGGCGTTTCTGTGATGAGCATGGGGCTTTTGTATGATGAGGGGCAGAGTCTCATTTGGAGAGGGCCCATGCTCATGCGAGCGATTGAGCAGATGCTAAGCGATATTATTTGGGGGGATTTAGATGTGCTGGTGGTGGATATGCCCCCAGGAACAGGCGATGCACAGCTCACGCTAGCCCAAGCCGTGCCTTTGAGCGCAGGAATCACCGTTACCACGCCTCAAATAGTGAGTTTAGATGACGCTAAACGGAGTTTGGACATGTTTAAGAAACTACACATTCCTATTGCGGGCATTGTAGAAAATATGGGGAGTTTTGTGTGCGAGCATTGCAAGAAAGAGAGCGAGATTTTTGGCTCAAATTCCATGAGTGGATTATTAGAGGCTTATAACACGCAGATTTTAGCCAAGCTCCCTTTAGAGCCTAAAGTGCGTTTAGGGGGGGATAAGGGTGAACCGATTGTGATCTCTCACCCTGATAGCGTGAGTGCTAAGATTTTTGAAAAAATGGCAAAGGATTTGAGCGCTTTTTTAGACAAGGTGGAAAGGGAAAAACTAGCCGATAACAAGGACATCCAGCCCACGCAAACGCATGCTTATTCGCATTAG
- the htpG gene encoding molecular chaperone HtpG — MSNQEYTFQTEINQLLDLMIHSLYSNKEIFLRELISNASDALDKLNYLMLTDEKLKGLNTTPSIHLSFDSQKKTLTIKDNGIGMDKNDLIEHLGTIAKSGTKSFLSTLSGDKKKDSALIGQFGVGFYSAFMVASKIVVQTKKVISHQAYAWVSDGKGKFEISECVKEEQGTEITLFLKDEDSHFASRWEIDSIVKKYSEHIPFPIFLTYTDTKFEGEGDNKKEVKEEKCDQINQASALWKMNKNELKDKDYKDFYQSFAHDNSEPLSYIHNKVEGSLEYTTLFYIPSKAPFDLFRVDYKSGVKLYVKRVFITDDDKELLPSYLRFVKGVIDSEDLPLNVSREILQQNKILANIRSASVKKILSEIERLSKDKENYHKFYEPFGKVLKEGLYGDFENKEKLLELLRFYSKNKGEWISLKEYKENLKENQKSIYYLLGENLDLLKASPILEKYAQKGYDVLLLSDEIDAFVMPGVNEYDKTPFRDASHSESLKELGLEEIHDEVKDQFKDLIKAFEENLKDEIKGVELSGHLTSAVALIGDEPNAMMANWMRQMGQSVPESKKTLELNPNHAILQKLLKCEDKEQLSAFIWLLYDGAKLLEKGVLKDAKSFNERLNSVLLKAL; from the coding sequence ATGTCTAATCAAGAATACACCTTCCAAACTGAAATCAACCAGCTTTTGGATTTGATGATCCATTCTTTGTATTCTAATAAAGAGATTTTTTTAAGGGAGTTGATTTCTAATGCGAGCGACGCTTTGGATAAGCTGAATTATTTGATGCTAACCGATGAGAAATTAAAAGGGCTGAATACCACGCCTAGCATTCATTTGAGTTTTGATAGCCAGAAAAAGACCTTAACGATTAAAGACAATGGTATAGGCATGGATAAAAACGATCTCATCGAGCATTTAGGCACGATCGCTAAATCAGGCACGAAGAGTTTTTTGAGCACTTTGAGTGGGGATAAGAAAAAGGATAGCGCCTTAATTGGCCAATTTGGCGTGGGCTTTTATTCGGCGTTCATGGTAGCGAGTAAGATTGTCGTTCAAACCAAAAAAGTTATCAGTCATCAAGCTTATGCATGGGTGAGCGATGGTAAGGGCAAGTTTGAAATCAGCGAATGCGTCAAAGAGGAGCAAGGCACAGAAATCACCCTCTTTTTAAAAGATGAAGATTCTCATTTTGCGAGCCGTTGGGAGATTGATAGCATTGTTAAAAAGTATTCTGAGCATATCCCTTTCCCTATTTTTTTAACTTACACCGATACGAAATTTGAGGGCGAAGGGGATAATAAAAAAGAAGTTAAAGAAGAAAAATGCGATCAGATCAATCAAGCGAGCGCTTTATGGAAAATGAATAAGAACGAATTGAAAGACAAGGATTACAAAGACTTTTACCAATCGTTTGCGCATGATAACAGCGAGCCTTTGAGCTATATCCATAATAAAGTGGAAGGCTCTTTAGAATACACGACGCTTTTTTATATCCCTAGCAAAGCGCCCTTTGATTTGTTTAGGGTGGATTATAAAAGCGGGGTCAAACTCTATGTTAAAAGGGTGTTTATCACTGATGATGACAAAGAATTGTTGCCGTCTTATTTGAGGTTTGTTAAAGGCGTGATTGACAGCGAAGATTTGCCCTTGAACGTGAGCCGTGAAATCTTACAGCAGAATAAGATTTTAGCCAATATCCGTTCGGCTTCAGTGAAAAAGATTTTAAGCGAGATTGAAAGGCTGAGCAAGGATAAGGAGAATTACCATAAATTCTATGAGCCTTTCGGGAAAGTGTTAAAAGAAGGCTTGTATGGGGATTTTGAAAACAAAGAAAAACTTTTAGAATTGTTGAGATTCTATTCTAAAAACAAAGGAGAATGGATTTCTTTAAAAGAATACAAAGAAAATTTAAAAGAAAATCAAAAAAGCATTTACTACCTTTTAGGCGAAAATTTAGACTTACTAAAAGCGTCCCCCATTTTGGAAAAATACGCTCAAAAAGGCTATGATGTTTTGTTATTGAGCGATGAAATTGATGCGTTTGTGATGCCAGGCGTGAATGAATACGATAAAACGCCCTTTAGAGACGCTAGCCATAGCGAGAGCTTGAAAGAGCTTGGTTTGGAAGAAATCCATGATGAGGTAAAAGATCAGTTTAAAGATTTAATCAAAGCGTTTGAAGAAAATCTTAAAGATGAGATTAAGGGCGTAGAGCTTTCTGGTCATCTCACTTCAGCGGTGGCTTTAATAGGCGATGAACCAAATGCGATGATGGCTAATTGGATGCGTCAAATGGGGCAAAGCGTGCCTGAAAGCAAGAAAACTTTAGAATTAAACCCTAACCATGCGATTTTGCAAAAACTCTTAAAATGCGAAGATAAAGAGCAGTTGAGTGCTTTTATCTGGTTGCTTTATGATGGGGCGAAGCTTTTAGAAAAAGGGGTTTTAAAAGACGCTAAAAGCTTTAATGAGCGTTTAAATAGCGTGCTATTGAAGGCGTTGTAG
- the hcpA gene encoding Sel1-like repeat protein HcpA, whose product MLGSVKKTLFGVLCLGALCLRGLMAEPDAKELVNLGIESVKKQDFAQAKAHFEKACELKEGFGCVFLGAFYEEGKGVGKDLKKAIQFYTKGCELNDGYGCRLLGNLYYNGQGVSKDAKKASQYYSKSCELNHAEGCTVLGSLHHYGVGTPKDLRKALDLYEKACDLKDSPGCINAGYMYGVAKNFKEAIVRYSKACELKDGRGCYNLGVMQYNAQGTAKDEKQAVENFKKGCKSSVKEACDALKELKIEL is encoded by the coding sequence ATGCTAGGGAGTGTTAAAAAAACCCTTTTTGGGGTCTTGTGTTTGGGCGCGTTGTGTTTAAGAGGGTTAATGGCAGAGCCAGACGCTAAAGAACTTGTTAATTTAGGTATAGAAAGCGTGAAGAAACAAGATTTCGCTCAAGCTAAAGCGCATTTTGAAAAAGCGTGTGAGTTAAAAGAAGGTTTTGGGTGTGTTTTTTTAGGGGCGTTTTATGAAGAAGGGAAAGGAGTGGGAAAAGACTTGAAAAAAGCCATTCAATTTTACACTAAAGGTTGTGAATTAAATGATGGTTATGGGTGTCGCCTACTAGGAAATTTATACTATAACGGACAAGGCGTTTCTAAAGACGCCAAAAAAGCCTCACAATATTACTCTAAATCTTGTGAATTGAACCATGCTGAAGGGTGCACGGTATTGGGAAGCCTACACCATTATGGCGTAGGCACGCCTAAGGATTTAAGAAAGGCTCTTGATTTGTATGAAAAAGCTTGCGATTTAAAAGACAGCCCCGGGTGTATTAATGCAGGATACATGTATGGTGTGGCAAAGAATTTTAAGGAGGCTATCGTTCGTTATTCTAAAGCATGCGAATTAAAAGATGGTAGGGGGTGTTATAATTTAGGGGTTATGCAATACAACGCTCAAGGTACAGCAAAGGACGAAAAGCAAGCGGTAGAAAACTTTAAAAAAGGCTGCAAATCAAGCGTTAAAGAAGCATGCGACGCTCTCAAGGAATTAAAAATAGAGCTTTAG